The Pirellulimonas nuda genome includes a region encoding these proteins:
- a CDS encoding helix-turn-helix domain-containing protein, producing the protein MQSLSLHGPASAPQVLSSLAGDAGGRSEFVVGAENRGLARLVDRLVQGAADPSAVAGLHPVLLVGPTGSGKTELTRRIAHQYRASREPGAVLTLTASDLRRGLAEASRAQDAAAFREQLGSAELLVIDDVQRLAISESAQHELCGVIDAMAGRGGLLIGAASGQLAYCQGIAARLRSRFCAGLTLEIAPLGVDARVALLQSAARQQGRSMTAAAARLLADRLPPEPRRLLGVVQELAGQTAGVIDRNAAEAYAAARLHSEPALADIIRTVARYYKVPVKLLTSGVRRQAVVTARSVAIYLARQLTSLSYQRIGAGLGGRDHSTVMHNFKRVEQSLAQDPRLAAAVADLSRLLSTT; encoded by the coding sequence TTGCAATCCCTGTCCCTGCACGGCCCGGCATCGGCCCCGCAGGTGCTCTCGTCGCTTGCCGGCGACGCGGGTGGGAGAAGTGAGTTTGTGGTGGGGGCAGAGAACCGTGGGCTGGCTCGGCTGGTCGATCGGCTGGTGCAGGGCGCCGCCGACCCGTCGGCGGTGGCGGGGCTGCACCCCGTGCTGCTGGTGGGCCCCACCGGCAGCGGCAAGACCGAACTCACCCGCCGCATCGCCCATCAGTACCGCGCGTCCCGCGAGCCGGGCGCCGTGCTCACGCTCACCGCCAGCGACCTGCGCCGCGGGCTGGCCGAGGCGTCCCGCGCCCAAGACGCCGCTGCCTTCCGCGAGCAGCTCGGCTCGGCCGAGCTGCTGGTGATCGACGACGTGCAGCGGCTGGCCATCAGCGAGTCTGCCCAGCACGAGCTGTGCGGCGTGATCGACGCCATGGCCGGGCGCGGCGGGTTGTTGATCGGCGCCGCCTCGGGCCAACTGGCGTACTGCCAGGGGATCGCCGCCCGGCTCCGCTCGCGGTTCTGTGCCGGGCTGACGCTGGAGATCGCCCCGCTGGGGGTCGACGCCCGGGTGGCGCTGCTGCAGTCGGCCGCCCGCCAGCAGGGCCGCTCGATGACCGCCGCGGCCGCCCGGCTGCTGGCCGACCGGCTCCCCCCCGAACCCCGCCGGTTGCTGGGGGTGGTTCAGGAACTGGCCGGCCAAACAGCGGGGGTGATCGACCGCAACGCCGCCGAGGCGTACGCCGCGGCCCGCCTGCACAGCGAACCGGCCCTGGCGGACATCATCCGCACGGTGGCCCGCTACTACAAAGTCCCGGTCAAACTGCTCACCAGCGGCGTCCGCCGGCAGGCGGTGGTCACCGCCCGCAGCGTGGCCATCTACCTGGCCCGGCAGCTCACCTCGCTCAGCTACCAACGCATCGGCGCCGGGCTGGGGGGACGCGACCACTCAACCGTGATGCACAACTTCAAGCGGGTCGAACAGTCGCTCGCCCAAGACCCCAGGCTGGCCGCGGCGGTGGCCGACCTGTCGCGGCTGCTGAGCACCACATGA
- the dnaN gene encoding DNA polymerase III subunit beta — protein MKINGNREQLLQAFSAVASVAPTRSPMPILQNVKLDVSDDGATLLATDNEVSIRHAVSGVEVSAPGAALLPVGRFGSILRESSDASLSIESDGAKTLVRGERSRFNLPAENPTGFPSVADFDAESYFEVPARLLKEVIRRTIFATENESSRYALGGVKLEWADGVLIALGTDGRRLAKMEGPVSAVGDPSPLGDATIVPARALTLIDRAISEDDAVIQFAVRQNELLVKSPKVVINARLLEGRFPRWREVLPQRNDSAKIDLLVGPFLAAVRQAMIVNTQDSRGVDFTFGGGNVMLNANVADAGDAHVELPIGYDGPEIAIKLDPRYLADFLKVLDSEKTFTFDVKDSDAAALAVTDDGYSYVLMPLARDR, from the coding sequence ATGAAGATCAACGGCAACCGCGAGCAGCTCCTGCAGGCCTTTAGCGCTGTCGCTTCGGTAGCGCCCACACGCAGCCCGATGCCGATCCTGCAGAACGTGAAGCTCGACGTCTCTGACGACGGCGCCACGCTGCTGGCCACCGACAACGAGGTGAGCATCCGCCACGCCGTGAGCGGGGTCGAAGTGTCGGCCCCCGGCGCCGCGTTGCTGCCGGTGGGCCGCTTCGGCTCGATCCTGCGGGAGAGCTCCGACGCGTCGCTGTCGATCGAGTCGGACGGCGCCAAGACGCTGGTGCGGGGCGAGCGGAGCCGCTTCAACCTGCCGGCCGAGAACCCCACCGGGTTCCCCAGCGTGGCAGACTTCGACGCCGAGTCGTACTTCGAGGTCCCGGCGCGGCTGCTGAAGGAAGTGATCCGCCGCACCATCTTCGCCACCGAGAACGAGAGCAGCCGCTACGCCCTGGGGGGCGTCAAGCTGGAGTGGGCAGACGGCGTGCTAATCGCGCTGGGCACGGACGGGCGCCGGCTAGCAAAGATGGAGGGCCCCGTCTCGGCCGTCGGCGATCCCAGCCCGCTGGGAGACGCCACCATCGTGCCGGCCCGGGCGCTCACGCTCATCGATCGAGCCATCAGCGAAGACGATGCAGTGATCCAGTTCGCCGTCCGGCAGAACGAGCTGCTGGTAAAGAGCCCGAAGGTGGTGATCAACGCCCGGCTGCTCGAGGGGCGGTTCCCCCGCTGGCGGGAGGTGCTGCCGCAACGCAACGACTCCGCCAAGATCGACCTGCTGGTCGGCCCGTTCTTGGCCGCGGTGCGTCAGGCGATGATCGTCAACACCCAGGACAGCCGCGGCGTTGATTTCACGTTCGGCGGCGGCAACGTGATGCTCAACGCCAACGTGGCGGACGCGGGCGACGCCCACGTCGAGCTCCCCATCGGCTACGACGGCCCGGAGATCGCCATCAAGCTCGACCCGCGCTACCTGGCCGACTTCCTCAAGGTGCTGGACTCCGAGAAGACCTTCACTTTCGACGTCAAAGACAGCGACGCCGCGGCCCTGGCCGTAACGGACGACGGCTACAGCTACGTGCTAATGCCCCTGGCCCGCGACCGGTAA
- a CDS encoding DUF721 domain-containing protein, giving the protein MTSPDQQLTETLAELNRRRELAQKRFHGRQPKGLKRVMGDLITKRGYGKPQTEGRMAEAWAAAVGPNFAPRSRAGKLWRGRLEITVTSSVMMQELDHQKKRLVERLAELLPEAGVKDLRFRVGRMS; this is encoded by the coding sequence ATGACGAGCCCCGATCAACAACTCACCGAAACACTGGCCGAGCTCAACCGGCGGCGGGAGCTTGCGCAGAAACGCTTCCACGGCCGGCAGCCCAAGGGCCTGAAGCGGGTGATGGGAGACCTGATCACCAAACGCGGCTACGGCAAGCCACAAACCGAGGGGCGCATGGCCGAGGCGTGGGCCGCGGCCGTGGGGCCGAACTTCGCGCCGCGCAGCCGCGCCGGCAAGCTGTGGCGGGGCCGGCTCGAAATAACAGTAACCAGCAGCGTGATGATGCAAGAGCTCGACCATCAGAAGAAGCGCCTGGTGGAGCGGCTCGCCGAGCTGCTCCCCGAGGCGGGAGTCAAAGACCTGCGTTTCCGCGTGGGCCGGATGAGTTAA